From Xyrauchen texanus isolate HMW12.3.18 chromosome 12, RBS_HiC_50CHRs, whole genome shotgun sequence, one genomic window encodes:
- the rab11fip4a gene encoding rab11 family-interacting protein 4A isoform X2, with product MSSADGGLTSTGGEDGRDGYSVLSSGHREGSLGPPIIVCTRPYPACQLYSDEEGLGCRDAQESDMDSAGDSGAGSESSGGGGRHNDKEEGLGGLFLRGNNCGQMVSSAAASVISVEEQFEDYGEGEDVDFTPSSPIPDDDTRTNGFSDLGSSLPSSAGQTPQKIRHLYNSELLDVYCSQCCKKVNLLNDLEARLKNLKANSPNRKISSTAFGRQLFHHSNFSSSHGSTEDLFRDSIDSCDIDITEKVSYLEKKITELENDSLAHGDLKSKLKQENTQLVHRVHELEEQIKDQETRAEQSLEEELKRHRETYSKMERDKSTEIELLCNRVQQLDEENAEMKVNVCRLKSQTEKLDLEKQRMTDKLEDTSLRLKDEMDLYRKIMDKLWQNRHEFQKEREAMQELIEDLRRELEHLQLFKLETEKPGRGRNAAGLSEYNAKTREIELEHEVKRLKQENHKLRDQNDDLNGQILSLSLYEAKNLFACHTKAQSLAAEIDNASRDELVDALKEQEDINFRLRQYMDKIILAILDHNPSILEIKH from the exons CACAGGGAGGGGAGTCTGGGACCGCCGATCATCGTATGCACTCGGCCGTACCCAGCGTGCCAGCTGTATTCTGATGAGGAGGGACTGGGCTGCCGGGATGCACAGGAGTCAGATATGGACAGTGCTGGAGACAGTGGAGCAGGATCTGAATCCTCTGGAGGAGGAGGACGACATAATGATAAAGAGGAAGGACTGGGAGGACTCTTTCTACGTGGAAACAA TTGTGGTCAGATGGTCTCATCAGCAGCAGCGTCAGTGATCTCAGTGGAGGAGCAATTCGAGGACTATGGAGAGGGAGAGGATGTGGACTTCACTCCCAGCAGCCCCATCCCAGATGATGACACACGCACTAATGGTTTCTCTGACCTGGGCTCCTCACTGCCCTCCAG TGCTGGTCAGACCCCTCAGAAGATCAGGCACTTGTACAACAGTGAGCTGCTGGATGTTTACTGCTCTCAGTGCTGCAAGAAAGTCAACTTGCTCAATGACCTAGAGGCCAGACTCAAGAACCTCAAAGCTAACAG CCCAAACAGGAAGATTTCCAGCACAGCATTTGGTCG TCAGCTCTTCCACCACAGTAACTTCAGCAGCAGTCACGGCAGCACAGAAGACCTGTTCAGAGACAGCATCGACTCCTGTGACATTGACATAACTGAAAAG GTGAGTTATTTGGAGAAGAAGATAACAGAATTGGAAAATGACAGTCTGGCTCATGGAGATCTGAAATCCAAacttaaacaagaaaacacacaaCTAGTTCACAG GGTACATGAGCTGGAGGAGCAGATTAAGGATCAGGAGACGCGTGCGGAGCAAAGTCTAGAAGAGGAGTTGAAGAGACACAGAGAGACCTACAGTAAGATGGAGAGAGACAAGAGCACTGAGATAGAACTGCTTTGTAACAG GGTTCAGCAACTGGATGAAGAAAATGCAgagatgaaagtgaatgtgtgCAGATTGAAGTCCCAGACTGAGAAACTGGACCTG GAGAAGCAGCGCATGACAGATAAGCTGGAAGACACAAGTCTTCGTTTAAAGGATGAGATGGATCTGTACAGGAAAATTATGGATAAGCTTTGGCAGAACAGACATGAGTTTCAGAAAGAGCGAGAGGCAATGCAAGAG CTGATTGAGGACCTGCGTCGTGAGCTGGAGCATCTGCAGCTCTTTAAGCTGGAGACGGAGAAGCCTGGCCGCGGCCGTAATGCTGCTGGACTGTCGGAGTACAATGCCAAGACTCGAGAGATTGAGCTAGAACATGAAGTCAAACGGCTTAAACAG GAGAACCATAAACTCAGAGACCAGAATGATGATCTGAACGGACAGATTCTCAGCCTCAGCCTTTATGAGGCCAAAAATCTGTTTGCTTGTCACACCAAGGCCCAGTCACTGGCAGCAGAGATAGACAATGCCTCCAGAGATGAG CTTGTTGATGCTTTGAAAGAACAAGAGGATATCAACTTCCGTTTAAGGCAGTACATGGACAAGATCATCCTGGCTATCCTAGACCACAACCCCTCCATCCTAGAAATAAAGCATTAG